A section of the Schistosoma haematobium chromosome ZW, whole genome shotgun sequence genome encodes:
- a CDS encoding hypothetical protein (EggNog:ENOG410W1NE~COG:K), which translates to MLKCDSIWNLRNKFLILLAMLLIPLYISLELCFFISDQYVFYRCAIDEGLSYDVKDGKFELIASNESDKLLLKEGQRRAAWIGACNHSVRLLFGLLTTMIIGYISDHFGRRLSLGIMIIGEALQIITLSVVVLLQANPWLTVIPGLFDGFIGGGLLSIQAQVSASLTDLVCKESIDNNDVTNSQLTNQNNLWTLFTWFDGLALISLSLSNPIGGTLLYRGGFQLPVIICNILVGISLLIIFFLPESNIVFRPKCLNIDTLNNDQDCKNESNNIEIVFVRSRNLSFWEVNRQNIQNSFKLLLGRLTMCVNKGCGIVFRRYI; encoded by the exons ATGCTGAAATGTGATAGTATCTGgaatttaagaaataaatttcTAATATTATTAGCCATGTTACTTATTCCTTTGTATATATCACTGgaattatgtttttttatttctgaTCAGTATGTATTTTACAG ATGCGCGATAGACGAAGGTTTATCATATGACGTAAAGGATGGGAAATTTGAATTGATCGCAAG CAATGAATCAGATAAACTTTTACTTAAGGAAGGGCAACGTAGAGCTgcttggattggtgcatgcaaTCATTCAGTGAGATTATTATTTGGTTTATTGACAACAATGATAATTGGTTACATATCTGACCATTTTGGCCGTCGTTTGTCATTAGGTATCATGATCATCGGAGAAGCATTACAAATAATCACACTGA GTGTGGTTGTTCTACTCCAAGCTAATCCATGGTTAACAGTTATCCCTGGTTTATTCGATGGATTTATAGGAGGTGGTTTGTTATCGATTCAAGCACAAGTTTCAGCATCATTAACGGATTTAGTGTGTAAAGAATCAATAGATAATAATGATGTAACAAATAGTCAATTAACTAATCAAAATAACTTATGGACTTTATTCACTTGGTTCGATGGACTTGCTTTAATTAGTTTATCACTTTCAAATCCTATAGGAG GTACCCTTCTTTATCGAGGCGGTTTTCAACTACCAGTTATCATCTGTAACATTTTGGTTGGGattagtttattgataatattttttCTACCTGAATCGAACATAGTATTTCGTCCGAAATGTTTAAATATAGACACTTTAAATAATGATCAAGATTGTAAAAACGAGAGTAATAATATAGAGATTGTTTTTGTACGCAGCAGGAATTTATCATTTTGGGAAGTGAATCGTCAAAATATTCA